GAGCACCAGCGTGTGCCCCGCGCGGTGCAACTGCTCGAAGAGCTTGACGATCTCCTCGCCCGTGGCCGAGTCCAGGTTGCCCGTGGGCTCGTCCGCCAGGAGCATGGACGGCTCCGACACCAGCGCCCGCGCGATGGCCACGCGCTGGCGCTGACCGCCCGACAGCTCGTTGGGCCGGTGGTGCATGCGGTGCGTGAGCTGCACCTTGTCCAGCGCCGCCTTCGCCCGCTCGCGCCGCTCCTTCGCGGCCATGCCCCGGTACACCAGCGGCAGCTCCACGTTGGCGAGCGCCGTCTCGCGGGGGAGCAGCTGGAACGTCTGGAAGATGAAGCCGATCTCCACGTTGCGGATGACGGCCAGGTCGTCGTCGTCCATGCGCGACACGTCCTTGCCGTTGAGCATGTAGCGGCCGCTCGTGGGCGTATCCAGGCAGCCCAGCACGTTCATCAGCGTGCTCTTGCCGGAGCCGGACTGGCCGATGATGGCCACCCACTCCCCCCGCTGGATGCCAAAGG
The sequence above is drawn from the Corallococcus sp. NCRR genome and encodes:
- a CDS encoding ABC transporter ATP-binding protein; this translates as MTSAPAPDAGPLIQVEGLTRAFFVGGEEVRALRGVSFGIQRGEWVAIIGQSGSGKSTLMNVLGCLDTPTSGRYMLNGKDVSRMDDDDLAVIRNVEIGFIFQTFQLLPRETALANVELPLVYRGMAAKERRERAKAALDKVQLTHRMHHRPNELSGGQRQRVAIARALVSEPSMLLADEPTGNLDSATGEEIVKLFEQLHRAGHTLVLVTHEPKLAARCPRAIRLSDGEIVADGPGPEVAMGGGHGVVTQAGTA